In Oncorhynchus mykiss isolate Arlee chromosome 1, USDA_OmykA_1.1, whole genome shotgun sequence, the following proteins share a genomic window:
- the exoc3l1 gene encoding exocyst complex component 3-like protein isoform X1: MSDGDKNGGDKPEDAAALPEVWPEAERAESLARGAALKWASGVFCRPEHLERLGQYRKRESQRTSSIQSRLKSVVQSYLEGVGWGLEQLREAREELKEVSHALGKAGVESSRNAEGVKALEMMREVSVNHCQLLAAVSNLPRLYSVQSMVSETERLVESRRLLEAHARLMELECWQDDILWQLHGAGAPGTAGTALSAQDEELVRNYFSGVGKLVEALGKELWAVVGSGLALARQNPTPFVSAVRIVEREEALDQAMLEERGGAGGHSRPLPSGRPRCWRERFFQVLEEAVSARFRSVSYLHTRGPGLAGHLSALQHGIMGDLATVRHLLDHCVPPHYNLTRAYLRACHRCLQSHLGQVSGWELESGEIFAVLNWVLHIYNSSDMMGHPDLMVEMESEELGPLISQECLEQLQNKYVHSVRKSVSEWMHKALEVELTDWQRDQEPDTDHEGFYLTSLPTIITQMLEENARVALMVSESLRDQTIQMGLYEMENLLNRFREALVDFGKEHRRDQSTNQNKFYLHYLLASISNCIILKTSTESLQQQLSSRSASRFSRTPPGPLAALDRAVRRACRLVMDQLLLELQPFLQGLLSRSWLVQGDVTVTLKLCGVLERHFELYSRVRPPCRQRLQEECQWLTVVEYVRVLMQKRLVCRNAEERRQLAQRMALDAQHLRDLFQGLVEVEGSVSEVNPMALLPVLADFIRLKDPSMLTLEVSGLVAKYPDISDEHVSVLLDVRGDVSRDVRGTVLDLLEQSTPPLPAGYRPIFSDILVPTPSMPFCLPTAKCA; the protein is encoded by the exons ATGTCAGACGGAGACAAGAATGGTGGTGACAAACCAGAAG ATGCGGCAGCGCTCCCAGAGGTGTGGCCAGAGGCGGAGAGGGCAGAGAGCTTGGCCAGGGGCGCGGCCCTGAAGTGGGCATCGGGTGTGTTCTGTCGCCCTGAGCATCTGGAGAGGTTAGGACAGTACCGCAAAAGGGAAAGCCAGAGGACCTCGTCCATCCAGTCAAGACTCAAG TCAGTGGTCCAGTCCTACCTAGAGGGGGTGGGCTGGGGTCTGGAGCAGCTTCGTGAGGCCCGGGAAGAGCTGAAAGAGGTGTCCCATGCCCTGGGGAAGGCAGGGGTGGAGTCCAGCAGAAACGCAGAGGGAGTCAAGGCTCTGGAGATGATGCGAGAAGTCTCTGTCAATCACTGTCAACTCCTTGCTGCCGTTAGCAACCTGCCACGCCTCTACTCTG TACAGAGCATGGTATCGGAGACAGAGAGGCTGGTGGAATCTCGTCGGCTCCTGGAGGCCCACGCACGTCTGATGGAGCTGGAGTGCTGGCAGGATGACATCCTGTGGCAGCTCCATGGAGCAGGGGCCCCTGGGACAGCAGGGACAGCCCTCAGTGCCCAGGATGAGGAGCTGGTCAGGAACTACTTCTCAGGCGTTGGAAAGCTGGTGGAGGCTCTGGGGAAGGAGCTGTGGGCAGTGGTGGGGAGTGGACTGGCTTTAGCCCGGCAGAACCCTACGCCGTTTGTGTCTGCTGTGAGGATTGTGGAGCGAGAGGAGGCACTGGATCAGGCCatgctggaggagagaggaggtgcagGGGGGCACAGCAGGCCTCTTCCCTCTGGACGGCCACGCTGCTGGAGGGAGCGCTTCTTCCAA GTGTTGGAAGAGGCAGTGTCTGCACGTTTCCGTAGCGTCTCTTACCTGCACACCCGTGGGCCTGGCCTTGCAGGCCACCTGTCTGCCCTACAGCACGGAATCATGGGAGACCTGGCCACGGTGCGCCACCTGCTGGACCACTGCGTTCCGCCCCACTATAACCTGACCAGGGCCTACCTCCGGGCCTGCCACCGCTGTCTACAGTCACACCTGGGCCAGGTCAGCGGATGGGAGCTGGAGAGCGGGGAGATCTTTGCTGTTCTTAACTGGGTCCTACACATCTACAACAG cTCAGATATGATGGGGCATCCAGACCTAATGGTGGAGATGGAGTCAGAGGAGCTGGGACCCCTGATCTCCCAGGAGTGTCTGGAACAGCTGCAGAACAAATACGTACACAGTGTGCGG AAAAGTGTGTCTGAGTGGATGCATAAGGCCCTGGAGGTGGAGctgacagactggcagagagaccAGGAACCAGACACAGACCACGAAGGCTTTTACCTCACCAGCCTGCCAACCATCATCACACAG aTGTTGGAGGAGAATGCACGGGTGGCTCTGATGGTTAGTGAATCACTTCGGGATCAGACCATACAGATGGGGCTCTATGAGATGGAGAACCTCCTCAATAG GTTTCGGGAGGCTCTTGTGGATTTTGGGAAGGAGCACCGCAGGGATCAGAgcacaaatcaaaacaaattctaCCTCCATTATCTACTGGCCTCTATAAGCAACTGCATCATCCTCAA gaccTCCACAGAGAGTTTGCAGCAGCAGCTCTCGTCCCGTTCAGCCAGCCGGTTCTCCCGGACTCCCCCCGGCCCCCTGGCTGCTCTGGACCGAGCGGTGAGGAGGGCCTGCCGCCTGGTGATGGACCAGCTGCTGCTAGAGCTCCAGCCCTTCCTGCAGGGACTACTGTCTCGCTCCTGGCTGGTCCAGGGAGACGTCACGGTTACTCTGAAGTTATGTGGAGTCCTGGAGCGCCATTTTGAGCTGTATAGTCGTGTTCGCCCACCCTGCCGGCAG CGTTTGCAGGAAGAGTGCCAGTGGCTGACGGTGGTGGAGTATGTGAGGGTGTTGATGCAGAAGAGGCTGGTGTGTCGGAATGCAGAGGAGCGGCGCCAGCTGGCCCAGAGAATGGCACTGGATGCCCAGCATCTGAGGGATCTCTTCCAGGGCCTGGTG GAAGTGGAGGGATCAGTGAGTGAGGTGAACCCAATGGCCTTACTGCCTGTTCTGGCTGACTTCATCCGGCTTAAAGACCCTAGCATGCTTACGCTTGAGGTGTCTGGACTGGTGGCCAAGTACCCTGATATCAG TGATGAGCATGTGTCAGTGTTGCTGGATGTTAGGGGAGATGTTTCCAGGGATGTGAGGGGTACAGTTCTGGACCTCCTGGAGCAGagcactcctcctcttcctgctggCTACCGACCCATCTTCTCTGACATCCTGGTCCCTACTCCTAGCATGCCATTCTGTCTGCCTACTGCCAAGTGTGCCTGA
- the exoc3l1 gene encoding exocyst complex component 3-like protein isoform X2: MVSETERLVESRRLLEAHARLMELECWQDDILWQLHGAGAPGTAGTALSAQDEELVRNYFSGVGKLVEALGKELWAVVGSGLALARQNPTPFVSAVRIVEREEALDQAMLEERGGAGGHSRPLPSGRPRCWRERFFQVLEEAVSARFRSVSYLHTRGPGLAGHLSALQHGIMGDLATVRHLLDHCVPPHYNLTRAYLRACHRCLQSHLGQVSGWELESGEIFAVLNWVLHIYNSSDMMGHPDLMVEMESEELGPLISQECLEQLQNKYVHSVRKSVSEWMHKALEVELTDWQRDQEPDTDHEGFYLTSLPTIITQMLEENARVALMVSESLRDQTIQMGLYEMENLLNRFREALVDFGKEHRRDQSTNQNKFYLHYLLASISNCIILKTSTESLQQQLSSRSASRFSRTPPGPLAALDRAVRRACRLVMDQLLLELQPFLQGLLSRSWLVQGDVTVTLKLCGVLERHFELYSRVRPPCRQRLQEECQWLTVVEYVRVLMQKRLVCRNAEERRQLAQRMALDAQHLRDLFQGLVEVEGSVSEVNPMALLPVLADFIRLKDPSMLTLEVSGLVAKYPDISDEHVSVLLDVRGDVSRDVRGTVLDLLEQSTPPLPAGYRPIFSDILVPTPSMPFCLPTAKCA, translated from the exons ATGGTATCGGAGACAGAGAGGCTGGTGGAATCTCGTCGGCTCCTGGAGGCCCACGCACGTCTGATGGAGCTGGAGTGCTGGCAGGATGACATCCTGTGGCAGCTCCATGGAGCAGGGGCCCCTGGGACAGCAGGGACAGCCCTCAGTGCCCAGGATGAGGAGCTGGTCAGGAACTACTTCTCAGGCGTTGGAAAGCTGGTGGAGGCTCTGGGGAAGGAGCTGTGGGCAGTGGTGGGGAGTGGACTGGCTTTAGCCCGGCAGAACCCTACGCCGTTTGTGTCTGCTGTGAGGATTGTGGAGCGAGAGGAGGCACTGGATCAGGCCatgctggaggagagaggaggtgcagGGGGGCACAGCAGGCCTCTTCCCTCTGGACGGCCACGCTGCTGGAGGGAGCGCTTCTTCCAA GTGTTGGAAGAGGCAGTGTCTGCACGTTTCCGTAGCGTCTCTTACCTGCACACCCGTGGGCCTGGCCTTGCAGGCCACCTGTCTGCCCTACAGCACGGAATCATGGGAGACCTGGCCACGGTGCGCCACCTGCTGGACCACTGCGTTCCGCCCCACTATAACCTGACCAGGGCCTACCTCCGGGCCTGCCACCGCTGTCTACAGTCACACCTGGGCCAGGTCAGCGGATGGGAGCTGGAGAGCGGGGAGATCTTTGCTGTTCTTAACTGGGTCCTACACATCTACAACAG cTCAGATATGATGGGGCATCCAGACCTAATGGTGGAGATGGAGTCAGAGGAGCTGGGACCCCTGATCTCCCAGGAGTGTCTGGAACAGCTGCAGAACAAATACGTACACAGTGTGCGG AAAAGTGTGTCTGAGTGGATGCATAAGGCCCTGGAGGTGGAGctgacagactggcagagagaccAGGAACCAGACACAGACCACGAAGGCTTTTACCTCACCAGCCTGCCAACCATCATCACACAG aTGTTGGAGGAGAATGCACGGGTGGCTCTGATGGTTAGTGAATCACTTCGGGATCAGACCATACAGATGGGGCTCTATGAGATGGAGAACCTCCTCAATAG GTTTCGGGAGGCTCTTGTGGATTTTGGGAAGGAGCACCGCAGGGATCAGAgcacaaatcaaaacaaattctaCCTCCATTATCTACTGGCCTCTATAAGCAACTGCATCATCCTCAA gaccTCCACAGAGAGTTTGCAGCAGCAGCTCTCGTCCCGTTCAGCCAGCCGGTTCTCCCGGACTCCCCCCGGCCCCCTGGCTGCTCTGGACCGAGCGGTGAGGAGGGCCTGCCGCCTGGTGATGGACCAGCTGCTGCTAGAGCTCCAGCCCTTCCTGCAGGGACTACTGTCTCGCTCCTGGCTGGTCCAGGGAGACGTCACGGTTACTCTGAAGTTATGTGGAGTCCTGGAGCGCCATTTTGAGCTGTATAGTCGTGTTCGCCCACCCTGCCGGCAG CGTTTGCAGGAAGAGTGCCAGTGGCTGACGGTGGTGGAGTATGTGAGGGTGTTGATGCAGAAGAGGCTGGTGTGTCGGAATGCAGAGGAGCGGCGCCAGCTGGCCCAGAGAATGGCACTGGATGCCCAGCATCTGAGGGATCTCTTCCAGGGCCTGGTG GAAGTGGAGGGATCAGTGAGTGAGGTGAACCCAATGGCCTTACTGCCTGTTCTGGCTGACTTCATCCGGCTTAAAGACCCTAGCATGCTTACGCTTGAGGTGTCTGGACTGGTGGCCAAGTACCCTGATATCAG TGATGAGCATGTGTCAGTGTTGCTGGATGTTAGGGGAGATGTTTCCAGGGATGTGAGGGGTACAGTTCTGGACCTCCTGGAGCAGagcactcctcctcttcctgctggCTACCGACCCATCTTCTCTGACATCCTGGTCCCTACTCCTAGCATGCCATTCTGTCTGCCTACTGCCAAGTGTGCCTGA